Proteins co-encoded in one Thermomicrobiales bacterium genomic window:
- a CDS encoding M55 family metallopeptidase, with the protein MMRVFVTVDIEGVAGVVHPSEGSPGNPEYERARRLMTAEASAVVAGIFDADPSAEVSVVDVHGPYRNIIPEELDERATLSRGKPRHFGMMDGIDGGYDLAMFVGVHGRAGSAPSVLSHTFTGTILDVTINGTAMGELGLNAAMAGAYGVPVALVAGDQSVAAEARDLLGDGPLIAELKHSRANLAAESIHPNVARRRLREAAAAAIRERLTFRPLVVAEPVVVTVTLARPALADLVGMLDDIERLDGRTLRFTRPTMPDAYRILRLVTVLCSTPL; encoded by the coding sequence ATGATGCGAGTGTTCGTGACGGTCGATATCGAGGGCGTGGCCGGGGTCGTCCATCCGTCGGAGGGCTCGCCGGGGAACCCCGAGTACGAGCGGGCGCGGCGGCTGATGACCGCCGAGGCCAGCGCGGTGGTGGCCGGCATCTTCGACGCAGACCCGAGCGCCGAGGTGTCGGTCGTCGATGTCCACGGGCCGTACCGCAACATCATCCCCGAGGAGCTGGACGAGCGCGCGACGCTCAGCCGTGGCAAGCCGCGTCACTTCGGGATGATGGATGGCATCGACGGCGGCTACGACCTGGCAATGTTCGTCGGCGTCCACGGCCGGGCCGGCAGCGCGCCATCCGTCCTCAGCCACACGTTCACCGGCACGATACTTGACGTAACGATCAATGGCACAGCAATGGGCGAGCTGGGGCTGAACGCCGCGATGGCCGGCGCGTATGGCGTGCCGGTCGCGCTGGTGGCTGGCGATCAGTCGGTTGCAGCAGAGGCACGCGACCTGCTCGGCGATGGCCCGCTGATTGCCGAGCTGAAGCATAGCCGCGCCAACCTGGCTGCCGAGTCGATCCACCCGAACGTCGCGCGCCGGAGGCTCCGCGAGGCTGCGGCTGCCGCCATCCGCGAACGCCTGACGTTCCGGCCGCTGGTCGTCGCCGAGCCGGTCGTGGTCACCGTCACGCTGGCTCGCCCCGCCCTCGCCGACCTCGTCGGCATGCTCGACGACATCGAGCGTCTTGACGGCCGCACCCTGCGCTTCACCCGCCCGACGATGCCCGACGCCTACCGCATCCTCCGCCTCGTCACCGTCCTCTGCTCGACGCCGCTGTGA
- a CDS encoding ester cyclase yields the protein MSADANRELARRFFEEVWNARDEAAIDRYIAENAAGNDADFGAGREAFRQQWREWQRAFPDLHFAVEDIVAEGDRVVTRWTLTGTQQGEFLGIPASGRSIRVAGMSLDIIRDGQIAEGFDGWDALGLRRQLGATTLE from the coding sequence ATGTCGGCGGACGCGAACAGGGAGCTGGCGCGGCGGTTCTTCGAGGAGGTCTGGAACGCTCGCGACGAGGCGGCGATCGACCGCTATATCGCCGAGAATGCAGCGGGCAACGACGCCGATTTCGGCGCCGGACGTGAGGCATTTCGCCAGCAATGGCGCGAGTGGCAGCGAGCGTTTCCGGACCTGCACTTCGCCGTCGAGGACATTGTCGCCGAGGGCGATCGAGTCGTCACACGCTGGACGCTGACCGGCACCCAGCAGGGCGAGTTCCTCGGCATCCCCGCCAGCGGGCGCAGCATTCGGGTGGCCGGCATGAGCCTCGACATCATTCGCGACGGGCAGATCGCCGAGGGGTTCGATGGCTGGGATGCGCTCGGCCTGCGCCGCCAGCTGGGCGCGACGACGCTGGAGTAG
- a CDS encoding ABC transporter ATP-binding protein, translating to MVIAQPREAAISDLAAPMIVVAELAKHYGEVRAVDGISFTVGRGEIFGLLGHNGAGKTTAIRMLTGRTRPTAGRATIAGHDVVTDLDAIKPLINLVFEEQNLYDRMSGRENLAFFADLYAVPRVRVDELLARVRLEDAAGKKVKSYSTGMKQRLLIARSLINDPRLLFLDEPTRGLDPASARDIRQIVRELAGRGATIFLTTHYMDEADELCDRVAFLSQGKIVALDTPQELKLRYGHRTASVVLDTREERSLNLNDAEDADLLAGWMRDGRVLTIHSDEGTLEDVFIALAGRSLH from the coding sequence ATGGTGATCGCCCAGCCGCGCGAGGCGGCAATCTCCGACCTGGCCGCGCCGATGATCGTCGTCGCGGAGTTGGCCAAGCACTACGGAGAGGTTCGCGCCGTCGATGGGATCAGCTTCACTGTCGGGCGCGGCGAGATCTTCGGCCTGCTGGGCCACAACGGCGCTGGCAAGACGACAGCCATCCGGATGCTGACCGGTCGCACCCGCCCGACGGCCGGCCGGGCGACGATCGCCGGCCATGACGTGGTGACCGACCTCGACGCCATCAAGCCGCTGATCAACCTCGTCTTCGAGGAGCAGAACCTCTACGACCGGATGAGCGGGCGGGAGAACCTCGCCTTCTTTGCGGACCTCTACGCCGTGCCTCGTGTGCGGGTTGACGAGCTCCTCGCGCGAGTGCGGCTGGAGGACGCGGCAGGGAAGAAGGTGAAGTCGTACTCGACCGGCATGAAGCAGCGCCTGCTGATCGCCCGCTCGCTGATCAACGACCCGCGCCTGCTCTTCCTGGATGAGCCAACCCGTGGCCTCGATCCGGCCTCGGCGCGCGACATCCGCCAGATCGTCCGCGAGCTCGCCGGGCGCGGCGCGACCATCTTTCTGACGACCCACTACATGGACGAGGCCGACGAGCTGTGCGACAGGGTCGCCTTCCTGAGCCAGGGGAAGATCGTCGCGCTTGACACCCCGCAGGAGCTGAAGCTGCGCTACGGTCATCGGACGGCGAGCGTCGTGCTGGACACGCGCGAGGAGCGATCGCTCAACCTGAACGATGCCGAGGACGCGGACCTGCTGGCCGGCTGGATGCGCGATGGCCGGGTGCTCACGATCCACTCCGACGAGGGCACGCTGGAGGATGTCTTCATCGCGCTGGCCGGCCGCTCGCTGCACTGA
- a CDS encoding ABC transporter permease produces MSIRRILTIFRRDFRDAVRDARILVAVLVPFALGIFYNVVLVQDQTTLSVNLAYTSVDATNLPEAMKQIAGPDVTFSISQVDTADIVKQQVDDGKADLGLVVPAGFDAAVQAGQSPPLMVMRPDTAGVGPQFLLSMLDAALREQAGQQPPAQVQVETVNKSTTTSLIENMGMNTYFVLSALIMQVAMITMYAVPYILAEEKERRTLDALVMVASYWEVIAAKALFGIVYVAISTPLLLAVTRISPHDALLFGLAIGLLAIVLDGVGLMLGSLLKLSQLTSWGGMLVLPVVAPAFVTGLPAPKWVEDVLLIFPTTHAMRMAIDALSQKPIFGDTWQSILVLAIWAVAVYAITFWTLSRREI; encoded by the coding sequence GTGTCGATTCGGCGTATTCTGACGATCTTCCGGCGGGACTTCCGTGATGCCGTTCGCGACGCGCGCATTCTCGTCGCAGTTCTGGTCCCCTTCGCTTTGGGCATCTTCTACAATGTCGTGCTGGTCCAGGATCAGACGACCCTGAGTGTCAATCTGGCCTACACCAGCGTCGATGCGACGAATCTGCCCGAGGCGATGAAGCAGATCGCAGGTCCGGACGTGACCTTCTCCATTTCCCAGGTCGATACCGCCGATATCGTGAAGCAGCAGGTCGACGACGGCAAAGCGGACCTGGGGCTCGTCGTCCCGGCGGGATTTGACGCGGCAGTTCAAGCCGGCCAGTCGCCGCCGCTGATGGTGATGCGTCCTGACACGGCCGGAGTCGGCCCGCAATTCCTTCTGTCGATGCTCGACGCGGCGCTGCGCGAGCAGGCCGGCCAGCAACCACCCGCCCAGGTGCAGGTCGAGACGGTCAACAAGTCGACGACGACCTCGCTGATCGAGAACATGGGTATGAATACCTACTTCGTGCTTTCTGCGTTGATCATGCAGGTCGCGATGATCACGATGTACGCAGTGCCGTACATCCTCGCCGAAGAGAAGGAGAGGCGGACCCTCGATGCCCTGGTGATGGTTGCCTCCTACTGGGAGGTGATCGCCGCCAAGGCGCTGTTCGGCATTGTGTACGTCGCGATCTCGACGCCGTTGTTGTTGGCGGTGACCCGCATATCGCCCCACGACGCGCTGCTCTTCGGACTGGCGATCGGACTGCTGGCGATCGTGCTGGACGGTGTCGGGCTGATGCTCGGCAGCCTGCTCAAGCTATCACAGCTAACCTCGTGGGGCGGCATGCTAGTCCTGCCGGTCGTCGCTCCGGCCTTCGTCACCGGCCTGCCGGCGCCAAAGTGGGTCGAGGATGTGCTGCTGATCTTTCCGACGACCCATGCGATGCGGATGGCGATCGACGCGCTCAGCCAGAAGCCGATCTTCGGCGATACGTGGCAGTCGATCCTCGTCCTCGCCATCTGGGCCGTCGCCGTCTACGCCATCACCTTCTGGACGCTATCGCGTCGTGAGATATAG
- a CDS encoding M48 family metalloprotease, translated as MQCSRCGAANNTGALVCVACGQPLILSHVGSIMPAAVGHVVEAAPASVPPPSAEASVYQPTLGPIDRESFFAAQRRNRRATWRLAAMSAVAAVLTGIPLSLVLTPLLFAVVLVVTRLLGLVVAVPDGVWSAYQWVGLALKRIFDAAGDSTVRQLPIGSLVLAASIWLLPGIAAMLAMWVALRALFARAGVGGMLLSLGAREPRPDDFEERQLVNVVEEMAIAAGIPAPRVMLIDAPISNAAMLGSSTKDAAVIVSRPMLDHLDRDETQGLLAHLVASIANGDLDGARSMLAVFQTFGFAAAVIRMPISGPARATVGRMLRYLFGHKREAERLDEARALSEMLADTAENFDEKNDLESLTEEVTPPVQRAGPKLELLKAFPFVALGYFIYTLVAGWPDAARNLGFLILFGAAGALILYQRVYAFWLARRVIAMTHAIIILPYYLAAMMPQILLLFLNMLVLQPAFGLLWRTRRYLADATAVQLTRNPEGLARGLAAQAEHGCGVAGSGWALPMFVSGAANMGSVSPEAVAMRQQLMQELAAEMANPPAPGMSEAEHRAQAVADIRRRAMEQMPEAAIENPPASKSSGFGGIVSMHPSVNRRLRRLRRMGAAVDDVDPRVKRGHQSRKGPASFVVMPVVFVLVAVLAVLMLALLAVLIAVSVLFASVLMMMVYGLFAVLIPR; from the coding sequence ATGCAGTGCTCTCGATGCGGGGCGGCGAATAACACTGGCGCGCTTGTGTGCGTGGCCTGTGGCCAACCGCTCATCCTGTCTCACGTCGGCAGTATCATGCCGGCCGCCGTCGGCCACGTGGTTGAGGCGGCTCCCGCCAGCGTCCCTCCACCATCGGCCGAGGCATCGGTCTACCAGCCCACCCTCGGCCCGATCGATCGCGAGAGCTTCTTCGCCGCCCAGCGACGCAACCGTCGGGCGACCTGGCGATTGGCGGCGATGTCCGCGGTTGCCGCGGTCCTGACCGGCATCCCGCTCAGCCTGGTGCTGACGCCGTTGCTGTTCGCGGTTGTTCTGGTTGTCACTCGTCTGCTCGGGCTGGTGGTGGCGGTGCCAGATGGCGTCTGGTCCGCCTATCAGTGGGTGGGCCTCGCCCTCAAGCGGATCTTCGACGCGGCCGGCGATAGCACTGTGCGGCAGCTGCCGATCGGATCGCTCGTCCTGGCTGCCTCGATCTGGCTCCTGCCGGGGATCGCCGCAATGCTGGCGATGTGGGTGGCGTTGCGGGCGTTGTTCGCCCGGGCCGGCGTTGGCGGGATGCTGCTGTCGCTGGGCGCGCGCGAGCCGCGGCCGGACGACTTCGAGGAGCGCCAGCTGGTCAACGTCGTCGAGGAGATGGCGATTGCCGCCGGCATCCCAGCGCCCCGGGTGATGCTGATCGACGCGCCGATCTCCAACGCCGCGATGCTCGGCTCTTCCACGAAGGACGCCGCCGTCATCGTCTCCCGGCCGATGCTCGATCATCTGGACCGCGACGAGACACAAGGGCTGCTGGCACACCTCGTCGCCTCGATCGCCAACGGCGATCTGGATGGCGCGCGCTCGATGCTGGCGGTCTTTCAGACGTTTGGCTTCGCCGCTGCCGTGATCCGGATGCCGATCAGTGGCCCGGCTCGCGCGACAGTCGGTCGCATGCTGCGCTACCTCTTTGGCCACAAGCGAGAGGCAGAGCGGCTGGATGAGGCTCGCGCGCTCTCCGAAATGCTGGCCGACACCGCTGAGAACTTCGACGAGAAGAATGATCTCGAGAGTCTCACCGAGGAGGTGACGCCACCTGTCCAGCGCGCTGGCCCGAAACTGGAGCTGCTCAAGGCCTTCCCGTTCGTGGCGCTTGGGTACTTCATCTACACGCTGGTTGCCGGCTGGCCGGACGCAGCCCGCAACCTGGGCTTTCTGATCCTGTTCGGGGCGGCCGGGGCGTTGATTCTGTATCAGCGAGTCTATGCATTCTGGCTGGCGCGACGCGTTATTGCCATGACCCACGCAATCATCATCCTGCCCTACTACCTGGCCGCGATGATGCCGCAGATCCTGCTGCTATTTCTCAACATGCTCGTGCTGCAGCCGGCGTTCGGCCTGCTCTGGCGAACCCGGCGCTACCTTGCCGACGCGACAGCCGTCCAGCTTACCCGCAATCCCGAGGGGTTGGCGCGTGGGCTGGCGGCGCAGGCGGAGCACGGCTGCGGGGTGGCCGGCAGTGGCTGGGCGTTGCCGATGTTCGTCTCCGGCGCGGCGAACATGGGCTCGGTCTCCCCCGAGGCAGTGGCGATGCGCCAGCAGCTGATGCAGGAGCTGGCTGCCGAGATGGCCAATCCGCCGGCCCCCGGTATGTCAGAGGCCGAGCATCGAGCGCAGGCAGTAGCCGATATCCGGCGTCGAGCGATGGAGCAGATGCCTGAGGCTGCAATCGAGAACCCGCCGGCGAGCAAGTCGAGCGGCTTCGGCGGGATCGTCTCGATGCATCCCTCCGTGAACCGCCGGTTGCGCCGGCTGCGCCGCATGGGCGCGGCAGTCGACGATGTCGACCCGCGGGTGAAGCGAGGTCATCAATCGCGCAAGGGGCCGGCGTCGTTCGTCGTGATGCCGGTGGTCTTCGTGCTCGTTGCGGTTCTGGCGGTGTTGATGCTGGCGCTTCTTGCGGTGCTGATCGCCGTCAGCGTCCTCTTCGCGTCGGTGCTGATGATGATGGTCTACGGATTGTTCGCCGTGCTTATCCCGCGCTGA
- a CDS encoding LemA family protein has translation MTVELIIGAIVVLVILFAVLTYNGLVGKRNQMRNAWGQIDVQLNRRHDLIPNLVNAVQGYMNHERDVLDRVTTARAQAIAAGSNVAQRADAENQLTQAVRSLFAVAEAYPQLRASENMLSLQEELSSTENRIAFARQFYNDSVMQYNTARESFPAVIFAGAMGFHAGDLFTLDEAAPERAVPAVQFG, from the coding sequence ATGACAGTCGAACTTATCATCGGGGCTATCGTCGTGCTGGTCATCCTGTTTGCGGTGCTGACCTACAACGGGCTGGTCGGCAAGCGCAATCAGATGCGCAACGCCTGGGGCCAGATCGATGTCCAGCTGAACCGGCGGCACGATCTGATCCCGAATCTCGTCAATGCCGTCCAGGGGTACATGAATCACGAGCGCGACGTGCTCGACCGGGTGACGACGGCTCGGGCGCAAGCGATCGCCGCCGGCAGCAATGTCGCCCAGCGGGCGGACGCGGAGAATCAGCTCACCCAGGCAGTGCGATCGCTGTTTGCCGTCGCCGAGGCGTACCCGCAGCTTCGCGCCAGCGAGAACATGCTCTCGCTCCAGGAGGAGCTGTCCTCGACCGAGAACCGGATCGCGTTCGCCCGGCAGTTCTATAACGATAGCGTGATGCAGTACAACACGGCCCGCGAGTCGTTCCCGGCAGTTATCTTCGCCGGGGCGATGGGATTCCACGCGGGCGATCTGTTCACCCTGGACGAGGCCGCGCCGGAGCGGGCTGTGCCGGCCGTGCAGTTCGGATAA